Part of the Terrisporobacter glycolicus ATCC 14880 = DSM 1288 genome is shown below.
CAAATACTTGTGTAAAAAAATCCATGTGGCCTCCTTAACAATCCCTACTAATTATATAATCTCCTAGCTGATTTAAAAAATCTATTTCTGATGATAATCCATCTATACTAGATTTTCCATCTTCTATTAACTGTCTAGCTATTTGCCTTGATTTTTCAAGCCCTAGTAGTGAAGGATATGTTGATTTGTGGTTTTCTATATCACTTCCAATAGGCTTTCCTAATTTAACTTCATCTCCAGTTATATCTAATATGTCATCTACTATTTGAAAAGATAATCCAATATTTTTTCCATATTTAGTTACTTTTTCCAATTCCTCTTCACTCGCTCCACCAATTATGGCGCCAGCTCTCATACATCCTATAATCATAGCTGCAGTTTTATTTAAGTGAATAAAATCCAGTTTTTCTTTGTCTATGATTTTATTCTCACTTTCCACATCTACAACTTGTCCTCCTATCATACCATAAATTCCTGCATGTTTTGCAATTTCATTTATGGCTTTTAAATATTTATTTGAATCTTTTTTGTCTATAGATGAAGACAACATTATCTCAAATGCATAATTTAATAGAGCATCTCCAGCTAGAGTTGCCATTGCTTCTCCAAATACCTTATGATTTGTAGGCTTACCT
Proteins encoded:
- a CDS encoding polyprenyl synthetase family protein, whose amino-acid sequence is MEFKDVLKEKINYIETLLNEYMPKEEGYQQTIMQAMNYSLEAGGKRLRPILTLESCKIVGGKEEDAIPFAVAIEMIHTYSLIHDDLPALDNDDLRRGKPTNHKVFGEAMATLAGDALLNYAFEIMLSSSIDKKDSNKYLKAINEIAKHAGIYGMIGGQVVDVESENKIIDKEKLDFIHLNKTAAMIIGCMRAGAIIGGASEEELEKVTKYGKNIGLSFQIVDDILDITGDEVKLGKPIGSDIENHKSTYPSLLGLEKSRQIARQLIEDGKSSIDGLSSEIDFLNQLGDYIISRDC